Proteins encoded by one window of Ramlibacter tataouinensis:
- a CDS encoding Hsp20/alpha crystallin family protein: MSNLRVLDPVFSDPFDAAFRRFFAPTHADDSQPLRMRIDVSENDQGYQVTADVPGVRKEDIQVRVDGNVVRIDAECRSEKETKGAGDKVLRSERYYGTMSRSFSLASDIDEIKVEAKYADGVLSLQLPKKAPAAARKITVQ; encoded by the coding sequence ATGAGCAACCTTCGCGTGCTGGACCCCGTGTTCAGCGATCCCTTCGATGCCGCCTTCCGCCGCTTCTTCGCGCCGACCCATGCGGACGACTCGCAGCCGCTGCGCATGCGCATCGACGTGAGCGAGAACGACCAGGGCTACCAGGTCACCGCCGACGTGCCCGGCGTGCGCAAGGAAGACATCCAGGTGCGGGTGGACGGCAACGTGGTGCGCATCGACGCCGAGTGCCGCAGCGAGAAGGAGACCAAGGGTGCTGGCGACAAGGTGCTGCGCAGCGAGCGCTACTACGGCACGATGTCGCGCAGCTTCAGCCTGGCCAGCGACATCGACGAGATCAAGGTGGAAGCCAAGTACGCCGACGGCGTGCTGAGCCTGCAGCTGCCCAAGAAGGCGCCGGCGGCGGCCCGCAAGATCACGGTCCAGTGA
- a CDS encoding sensor histidine kinase: protein MKRPAPAPSARDKPRLGLAAFTRRILLRGVFLLLVVATLALALVLLQDEKERSYANYQRGFLRTQAELMARLRHPAGLLALLNPGASGEGAGALHPLLLPYSAIDFDDQHKAQQAVEMAGCSVRYPDGSSVCVAIGSDPYAGGFVYLVGRLRVGELVPRERGMLDLGAVHRAHVSLSMRGETWRWVAPFEQLGSPRSPLVRGRLTGFVDSGAPTLPSAARPVRDFRGWLWQAGACAEGDPQPGCLRDAFFSIRLPVEAFSEALFGDRRPVWPPPDLDRIDVRMQVLGPGSDRPLFDTAAPGASPPPSLQDLRKALLPGETLSIRKLGAKNPQPLVLQGRDESPEPSSPLITRLVRQLPVKGMTGRSEAREVLATPAGRYEVLLTGDARGIERGLSAVATRMSWYVAAMLGAIVLAWLVIELGLIRRITVLTRRAAAVSRDVQQDAHGGERIGRLDVSDLRGRDELGILAGGLADLLQRVKDDVQREQLRARQERDMLQAVGHEILSPLQSLMVLHAGEDDPARRYVQRMQHAVQVLYGQASPSEALAAADLALAPLDLDEFLRHVAGNAAFAGIAGVEYRPLGRAVTVRADEFSLEDVLTHLLRNADRHRTPGTPIGLRLSAADGQALVRVHNRGPAIDPALLDKVFDYGVSDAAREDTGGRRGQGLFVARTYLAKMGGRIRAANEDGGVALEITLPLAG from the coding sequence ATGAAGCGGCCGGCGCCCGCCCCGTCCGCGCGCGACAAGCCGCGGCTGGGGCTGGCCGCCTTCACCCGCCGCATCCTGCTGCGCGGCGTGTTCCTGCTGCTGGTGGTCGCGACATTGGCGCTGGCGCTGGTGCTCCTGCAGGACGAGAAGGAGCGCAGCTACGCCAACTACCAGCGCGGCTTCCTGCGCACCCAGGCCGAACTGATGGCGCGCCTGCGGCATCCGGCCGGGCTGCTGGCGCTGCTCAACCCCGGCGCCAGCGGCGAGGGCGCCGGCGCCCTGCACCCGCTGCTGCTGCCCTATTCGGCGATCGACTTCGATGACCAGCACAAGGCGCAGCAGGCCGTGGAGATGGCCGGCTGCTCGGTGCGCTACCCCGACGGCAGCTCGGTCTGCGTGGCGATCGGCAGCGACCCGTACGCCGGCGGCTTCGTCTACCTGGTCGGGCGCTTGCGGGTCGGCGAGCTGGTGCCGCGCGAGCGCGGCATGCTGGACCTGGGCGCCGTGCACCGCGCCCACGTCAGCCTGTCCATGCGCGGCGAAACCTGGCGCTGGGTCGCGCCGTTCGAGCAGCTGGGCAGCCCGCGCTCGCCGTTGGTGCGCGGCCGCCTGACCGGCTTCGTCGACAGTGGCGCGCCGACCCTGCCGTCGGCGGCGCGGCCGGTGCGCGATTTCCGCGGCTGGCTGTGGCAGGCCGGCGCCTGCGCCGAGGGCGACCCGCAGCCGGGCTGCCTGCGCGATGCCTTCTTCTCGATCCGGCTGCCGGTCGAGGCCTTCAGCGAGGCCCTGTTCGGCGATCGCCGGCCGGTCTGGCCGCCGCCCGACCTGGACCGCATCGACGTGCGCATGCAGGTGCTCGGGCCGGGCTCGGACCGGCCGCTGTTCGACACCGCGGCACCGGGCGCCTCGCCGCCGCCCTCGCTGCAGGACCTGCGCAAGGCGCTGCTGCCCGGCGAGACGCTCAGCATCCGCAAGCTGGGCGCGAAGAACCCGCAGCCGCTGGTGCTGCAGGGCCGCGACGAGTCGCCCGAGCCGAGCTCACCGCTGATCACGCGGCTGGTGCGGCAGCTGCCGGTCAAGGGCATGACCGGGCGCTCGGAGGCGCGCGAGGTGCTGGCCACGCCGGCCGGCCGCTACGAGGTGCTGCTCACCGGCGACGCGCGCGGCATCGAGCGCGGGCTGAGCGCGGTGGCCACCCGCATGTCCTGGTACGTGGCCGCCATGCTGGGCGCCATCGTGCTGGCCTGGCTGGTGATCGAGCTGGGGCTGATCCGGCGCATCACGGTGCTGACGCGGCGCGCGGCAGCGGTGTCGCGCGACGTGCAGCAGGACGCGCACGGCGGCGAGCGCATCGGCCGGCTCGACGTGTCGGACCTGCGCGGGCGCGACGAGCTGGGCATCCTGGCCGGCGGGCTGGCCGACCTGCTGCAGCGCGTGAAGGACGACGTGCAGCGCGAGCAGCTGCGCGCCCGCCAGGAGCGCGACATGCTGCAGGCGGTCGGCCACGAGATCCTGTCGCCGCTGCAGTCGCTGATGGTGCTGCACGCGGGCGAAGACGACCCGGCGCGCCGCTATGTGCAGCGCATGCAGCACGCGGTGCAGGTGCTGTACGGACAGGCCTCGCCGAGCGAGGCGCTGGCCGCCGCCGACCTGGCGCTGGCGCCGCTCGACCTCGACGAGTTCCTGCGCCACGTGGCCGGCAACGCCGCCTTCGCCGGCATCGCCGGCGTCGAGTACCGCCCGCTCGGCCGCGCGGTGACGGTGCGCGCCGACGAGTTCTCGCTGGAAGACGTGCTCACCCACCTGCTGCGCAACGCCGACCGGCACCGCACGCCCGGCACGCCGATCGGGCTGCGCCTGTCGGCGGCCGACGGCCAGGCGCTGGTGCGCGTGCACAACCGGGGCCCGGCCATCGATCCGGCCCTGCTCGACAAGGTGTTCGACTACGGCGTCAGCGACGCCGCGCGCGAGGACACCGGCGGCCGCCGCGGCCAGGGCCTGTTCGTGGCGCGCACCTACCTGGCCAAGATGGGCGGGCGCATCCGCGCGGCCAACGAGGACGGCGGCGTGGCGCTGGAGATCACGCTGCCGCTGGCCGGCTGA
- a CDS encoding hybrid sensor histidine kinase/response regulator, with translation MQVAQPDPAEEPSAGPPSHRPAERTGGPLAGAGHIPGQRAALAELHLKLLDRLGPPSALVDADHEVLHLSPQAGRFLQLRGGEPSRRLLALVDPALRPSLAAALQQAGRSAAEVRSAPVELGSGGERLSLAVRVVPAADLGPGLLLVLFETGPPAAAPAADACLAELEHATRGLLELLEATGIPTVFLDPGLGVRRYTRAATQLFSLLPADAGRRLTDLATPLAYPELAADLERVLQELQPVEREVGDRAGRRFLARLLPYRATGDDLAGVVLSFTDVTERKQADETRRWLSTVVNASTDAIISFSTDFTILSWNAGAERIYGYPAAEVIGRPLFLLAPGREADYHENMRQLRRGEAIQYEAVRRRKDGGEAQISVRVSPIRGADGQVVGGTAIARDISDAMRARQALQEREAELRQALEETQQARSALETADANKDRFLAVLSHELRNPLASIASASELLLMPRLPESARHKAAEVVQRQAHAMKALLDELLDVSRLTLGRLSLERQPVAVASVIQTALEATRPLVQAASHELLVRLPPPAVQVDGDPMRLAQVVSNLVTNAAKYTPESGRIEVSATVFHDEVVIEVSDNGIGMEPSQIERMFDLFSQGEGALDRSNAGLGVGLALARNIVELHGGWIMASSAGLGQGCQVRVGLPLLPESARGAVAGEPPPQQAPEPAVAAEGELILVADDNGDAAWGLAKLLELSGYRAVLARSGGEALQVAEQERPAIALLDIGMPDLSGHEVARRLRRSPWGRDMILIAATGWAQETDIRHSMEAGFDAHLTKPLNVARIDGLIEELAARRKS, from the coding sequence ATGCAAGTTGCGCAGCCCGACCCAGCGGAGGAGCCGTCCGCCGGCCCTCCATCCCACCGTCCCGCCGAGCGCACAGGAGGGCCGCTGGCCGGTGCCGGGCACATCCCCGGCCAGCGCGCCGCACTGGCCGAGCTGCACCTGAAGCTGCTGGACCGGCTCGGCCCGCCGTCGGCCCTGGTCGACGCCGACCACGAGGTTTTGCACCTGTCGCCGCAAGCCGGCCGTTTCCTGCAACTGCGCGGCGGGGAGCCGTCGCGACGGTTGCTGGCGCTGGTCGATCCGGCCTTGCGCCCGAGCCTGGCGGCGGCCCTGCAGCAAGCCGGGCGGTCGGCCGCCGAAGTGCGATCGGCGCCGGTCGAGCTAGGCAGCGGCGGCGAGCGCCTGTCACTGGCGGTGCGGGTGGTGCCGGCGGCCGACCTGGGCCCCGGCCTGCTGCTGGTGCTGTTCGAGACGGGCCCCCCCGCCGCAGCGCCGGCGGCCGATGCGTGCCTGGCCGAGCTGGAGCACGCCACCCGCGGCCTGCTCGAGCTGCTGGAGGCCACCGGCATTCCCACCGTGTTCCTCGATCCCGGGCTGGGCGTGCGGCGCTACACGCGCGCCGCGACCCAGCTGTTCAGCCTGCTGCCGGCCGACGCCGGGCGCCGGCTGACCGACCTGGCCACGCCGCTGGCGTACCCGGAGCTGGCCGCCGATCTCGAACGCGTGCTGCAGGAGCTGCAGCCGGTCGAGCGCGAAGTCGGCGACCGCGCCGGGCGCCGCTTCCTGGCGCGGCTGCTGCCCTACCGCGCCACCGGCGACGACCTGGCCGGGGTGGTGCTGTCGTTCACCGATGTCACCGAGCGCAAGCAGGCCGACGAGACACGGCGCTGGCTGTCCACGGTGGTCAATGCCTCGACCGACGCCATCATCAGCTTCTCGACCGACTTCACCATCCTGAGCTGGAACGCCGGCGCCGAGCGCATCTATGGCTACCCGGCGGCGGAGGTGATCGGCCGGCCCCTGTTCCTGCTGGCGCCGGGCCGCGAGGCCGACTACCACGAGAACATGCGGCAGCTGCGCCGGGGCGAGGCGATCCAGTACGAGGCGGTGCGGCGGCGCAAGGACGGCGGCGAGGCGCAGATCTCGGTGCGGGTGTCGCCGATCCGCGGCGCCGACGGCCAGGTGGTCGGCGGCACCGCGATCGCGCGCGACATCAGCGATGCCATGCGCGCGCGGCAGGCGTTGCAGGAGCGCGAGGCCGAGCTGCGCCAGGCGCTGGAGGAGACCCAGCAGGCGCGCAGCGCGCTGGAGACGGCCGACGCCAACAAGGACCGCTTCCTGGCCGTGCTCTCGCACGAACTGCGCAACCCGCTGGCCTCGATCGCCAGCGCCTCCGAGCTGCTGCTGATGCCGCGCCTGCCCGAGTCGGCCCGGCACAAGGCGGCCGAGGTGGTGCAGCGCCAGGCGCACGCCATGAAGGCGCTGCTGGACGAGCTGCTCGATGTCTCGCGGCTGACGCTGGGGCGGCTGAGCCTGGAGCGGCAGCCGGTGGCGGTGGCCTCGGTGATCCAGACCGCGCTGGAGGCCACCCGGCCGCTGGTGCAGGCCGCCTCCCACGAGTTGCTGGTGCGGCTGCCGCCGCCGGCGGTGCAAGTCGATGGCGACCCGATGCGGCTGGCCCAGGTGGTGTCCAACCTGGTCACCAATGCCGCCAAGTACACGCCCGAGAGCGGCCGCATCGAGGTGTCGGCCACGGTCTTCCACGACGAGGTGGTGATCGAGGTGTCGGACAACGGCATCGGCATGGAGCCTTCGCAGATCGAGCGCATGTTCGACCTGTTCTCGCAGGGCGAAGGTGCGCTGGACCGCTCCAATGCCGGGCTGGGGGTCGGCCTGGCCCTGGCCCGCAACATCGTCGAGCTGCACGGCGGCTGGATCATGGCCAGCTCGGCCGGGCTGGGGCAGGGCTGCCAGGTGCGCGTCGGGCTGCCGCTGCTGCCCGAATCGGCGCGCGGCGCCGTTGCCGGCGAACCGCCGCCGCAGCAGGCGCCCGAGCCGGCCGTTGCCGCCGAGGGCGAGCTGATCCTGGTGGCCGACGACAACGGCGACGCGGCGTGGGGGCTGGCCAAGCTGCTGGAGCTGTCGGGCTATCGCGCCGTGCTGGCGCGCAGCGGCGGCGAGGCGCTGCAGGTGGCCGAGCAGGAGCGGCCGGCGATCGCGCTGCTGGACATCGGCATGCCCGACCTCAGCGGCCACGAGGTCGCCCGGCGGCTGCGCCGGTCGCCCTGGGGGCGCGACATGATCCTGATCGCGGCCACCGGCTGGGCGCAGGAGACCGATATCCGGCATTCGATGGAAGCCGGCTTCGATGCCCACCTGACCAAGCCGCTCAACGTGGCGCGCATCGACGGGCTGATCGAGGAACTGGCGGCGCGGCGCAAGAGCTGA
- the glpK gene encoding glycerol kinase GlpK, with translation MTYLLALDQGTSSSRSIVFDAAGAIVAMAQRELPQIYPQPGWVEHDPMAIWHGQLATAQEALAQAGIAAKDVAALGITNQRETAVVWNRRTGQPIHHAIVWQDRRGEPLCAQLREQGHAERIQQRTGLLIDSYFSGTKIRWLLNHVPGARALADQGELAFGTIDSWLLWQLTGGALHATDVTNASRTMLFDVHRNRWDEELLELLQVPASLMPQVLPSSADYGRTVEALLGAPVRIGGVAGDQQSALFGQACFSEGLAKNTYGTGCFLLMHTGGRFQRSANGLLTTSAAQTSARPQYAMEGSVFVGGAVVQWLRDGLRAIESSAQVQALAESVPDAGGVMLVPAFTGLGAPYWKPDARGTLTGLTRGTTLAHIARAALESIAYQSAALLQAMARDAQAAGAAPVAELRVDGGACVNDLLMQFQADLLGIPVVRPAVTETTALGAAYLAGLSAGVYAGTDELQAQWRVERRFTPVLPRERALEAMARWEHAVRQATLA, from the coding sequence ATGACCTACCTGCTTGCGCTCGACCAGGGCACCTCCAGCTCCCGCAGCATCGTCTTCGACGCCGCCGGCGCCATCGTCGCCATGGCCCAGCGCGAGCTGCCGCAGATCTACCCGCAGCCCGGCTGGGTGGAGCACGACCCGATGGCGATCTGGCACGGCCAGCTGGCCACCGCGCAGGAGGCGCTGGCCCAGGCGGGGATCGCGGCCAAGGACGTGGCGGCGCTGGGCATCACCAACCAGCGCGAGACGGCGGTTGTGTGGAACCGCCGGACCGGCCAGCCGATCCACCACGCCATCGTCTGGCAGGACCGGCGCGGCGAGCCGCTGTGCGCCCAGCTGCGCGAGCAGGGCCATGCCGAGCGCATCCAGCAGCGCACCGGGCTGCTGATCGACTCGTACTTCTCCGGCACCAAGATCCGCTGGCTGCTGAACCACGTGCCCGGCGCCCGCGCCCTGGCCGACCAGGGCGAGCTGGCCTTCGGCACCATCGACAGCTGGCTGCTGTGGCAGCTCACCGGCGGCGCCCTGCACGCCACCGACGTGACCAACGCCTCGCGCACGATGCTGTTCGACGTGCACCGCAACCGCTGGGACGAGGAGCTGCTGGAGCTGCTGCAGGTGCCGGCCTCGCTGATGCCGCAGGTGCTGCCGTCCAGCGCCGACTACGGCCGCACGGTGGAGGCGCTGCTGGGCGCGCCGGTGCGCATCGGCGGCGTCGCCGGCGACCAGCAGAGCGCCCTGTTCGGCCAGGCCTGCTTCTCCGAGGGTTTGGCCAAGAACACCTACGGCACCGGCTGCTTCCTGCTGATGCACACCGGCGGGCGCTTCCAGCGCTCGGCCAACGGCCTGCTGACCACCAGCGCCGCGCAAACCTCGGCCCGGCCGCAGTACGCGATGGAGGGCAGCGTCTTCGTCGGCGGCGCCGTGGTGCAGTGGCTGCGCGACGGCCTCAGGGCGATCGAGAGCAGCGCCCAGGTGCAGGCGCTGGCCGAGAGCGTGCCCGATGCCGGCGGCGTGATGCTGGTGCCGGCCTTCACCGGCCTGGGCGCGCCCTACTGGAAGCCCGACGCGCGCGGCACCCTCACCGGCCTGACGCGCGGCACCACGCTGGCCCACATCGCCCGCGCCGCGCTGGAGAGCATCGCCTACCAGAGCGCGGCGCTGCTGCAGGCGATGGCGCGCGATGCGCAGGCGGCGGGGGCGGCGCCGGTGGCCGAGCTGCGGGTCGACGGCGGCGCCTGCGTCAACGACCTGCTGATGCAGTTCCAGGCCGACCTGCTGGGCATCCCGGTGGTGCGGCCGGCGGTCACCGAGACCACTGCCCTGGGGGCTGCCTACCTGGCCGGCCTGTCGGCCGGCGTGTACGCCGGCACCGACGAACTGCAGGCGCAGTGGCGCGTGGAGCGCCGCTTCACGCCGGTGCTGCCGCGCGAGCGCGCGCTCGAGGCCATGGCGCGCTGGGAGCACGCGGTGCGCCAGGCCACGCTGGCCTGA
- a CDS encoding response regulator transcription factor, giving the protein MARIAVIEDDPPTSGQLAGWIRAAHPAAQIEQFFSRDEAEAALARQAWDVVVLDIELGRERHAGVALINAINKQGRGTPVLVVSAMPAAIYRSIMKALDAWDYLQKTTFEEADFVETFLEILRVARERRAQQPAPAQPAAAELSLDPLWQRTPTWRGERINLPLTAQRILATLYQRRGQVVGYDELFEVVKSGRNRDNVRKHVSTIRDAFREVDPAFEGIENVPMRGFRWVDAATARRP; this is encoded by the coding sequence ATGGCCCGCATCGCCGTCATCGAGGACGACCCGCCCACCAGCGGGCAGCTCGCCGGCTGGATCCGCGCCGCGCACCCGGCGGCGCAGATCGAGCAGTTCTTCAGCCGCGACGAGGCCGAGGCCGCGCTGGCGCGCCAGGCCTGGGACGTGGTGGTGCTGGACATCGAGCTGGGGCGCGAGCGCCACGCCGGCGTCGCCCTGATCAACGCGATCAACAAGCAGGGCCGCGGCACGCCGGTGCTGGTGGTGTCGGCCATGCCGGCAGCGATCTACCGCAGCATCATGAAGGCGCTGGACGCCTGGGACTACCTGCAGAAGACCACCTTCGAAGAGGCCGACTTCGTCGAGACCTTCCTGGAGATCCTGCGGGTGGCGCGCGAGCGCCGTGCGCAGCAGCCGGCGCCGGCACAACCGGCCGCCGCCGAACTGTCGCTCGATCCGCTGTGGCAGCGCACCCCGACCTGGCGCGGCGAGCGCATCAACCTGCCGCTGACGGCCCAGCGCATCCTGGCCACCCTGTACCAGCGGCGCGGCCAGGTGGTGGGCTACGACGAGCTGTTCGAGGTGGTCAAGAGCGGGCGCAACCGCGACAACGTGCGCAAGCACGTCAGCACCATCCGCGACGCCTTCCGCGAGGTCGATCCCGCCTTCGAGGGCATCGAGAACGTGCCCATGCGGGGCTTCCGCTGGGTCGATGCCGCCACCGCGCGCCGGCCATGA
- a CDS encoding DUF3617 domain-containing protein has translation MKKLPLAFAFALTAAGALAPAAAQSTLKPGLWEIEQRFQGNPELDEAMKEMREQMASMPPEQRKQMEAMMARQGVQMSGKGVRMCMTREMVERNDVAGPQGDCRTTQQQRSGNTTKVVFTCTNPPSRGESQITMKGNEAYTARTTITSTERGKTETTNMESSGKWLSADCGNVKPVVAPKGK, from the coding sequence ATGAAGAAACTGCCGCTGGCCTTCGCCTTCGCACTGACGGCCGCCGGGGCGCTGGCGCCCGCCGCCGCCCAGTCCACCCTCAAGCCGGGCCTGTGGGAGATCGAGCAGCGCTTCCAGGGCAACCCCGAGCTCGACGAAGCCATGAAGGAGATGCGCGAGCAGATGGCCTCGATGCCGCCCGAGCAGCGCAAGCAGATGGAAGCCATGATGGCGCGCCAGGGCGTGCAGATGAGCGGCAAGGGCGTGCGCATGTGCATGACCCGCGAGATGGTCGAGCGCAACGACGTGGCGGGCCCGCAGGGCGACTGCCGCACCACGCAGCAGCAGCGCAGCGGCAACACCACGAAGGTGGTGTTCACCTGCACCAACCCGCCCTCGCGCGGCGAAAGCCAGATCACGATGAAGGGCAACGAGGCCTACACCGCCAGGACCACCATCACCAGCACGGAGCGCGGCAAGACCGAGACCACGAACATGGAATCGTCCGGCAAGTGGCTGTCGGCCGACTGCGGCAACGTCAAGCCGGTGGTGGCCCCCAAAGGCAAGTGA
- the rocF gene encoding arginase encodes MSSARTVCLIGAPTDIGASVRGAGMGPDALRVAGLAEALRAHRLEVVDRGNLSGPPNPWQPAQGGARHLDEVVAWNWSVYGAVEQALASGQVPLLMGGDHSLAIGSISAVARHCRAHGRQLRVVWLDAHTDVNTEAISPSGNLHGMPVACLLGHGPAPLVGWSGEPAALAPGQLDFIGIRSVDADEKEAIRQLGLQVFDMRHLDEHGMRTTMAEVLADVHEDTHLHVSFDLDCLDPMEAPGVGTGVRGGPTYREMQLCMEMIADTGRLGSLDVVEINPALDVRNRTAELAVEFVRSLFGASTLVR; translated from the coding sequence ATGAGTTCGGCCCGCACCGTCTGCCTGATCGGCGCGCCCACCGACATCGGCGCCAGCGTCCGCGGCGCCGGCATGGGCCCGGACGCGCTGCGCGTGGCTGGCCTGGCCGAAGCGCTGCGCGCGCACCGGCTGGAGGTGGTCGACCGCGGCAACCTGTCCGGCCCGCCCAACCCCTGGCAGCCGGCGCAGGGTGGGGCGCGCCACCTGGACGAGGTGGTGGCCTGGAACTGGAGCGTGTACGGCGCCGTCGAGCAGGCCCTGGCCAGCGGACAGGTGCCGCTGCTGATGGGTGGCGACCACTCGCTGGCGATCGGCTCGATCAGCGCGGTGGCGCGGCACTGCCGCGCCCATGGCCGGCAGTTGCGGGTGGTCTGGCTGGACGCCCACACCGACGTCAACACCGAAGCCATCAGCCCGAGCGGCAACCTGCACGGCATGCCGGTGGCCTGCCTGCTGGGCCACGGCCCGGCGCCGCTGGTGGGCTGGAGCGGCGAGCCGGCCGCGCTGGCGCCCGGCCAGCTCGACTTCATCGGCATCCGCAGCGTCGATGCCGACGAGAAGGAGGCGATCCGCCAGCTCGGCCTGCAGGTGTTCGACATGCGCCACCTGGACGAGCACGGCATGCGCACCACCATGGCCGAGGTATTGGCCGACGTGCACGAGGACACCCACCTGCACGTGAGCTTCGACCTCGACTGCCTGGATCCGATGGAGGCGCCCGGCGTGGGCACCGGCGTGCGCGGCGGCCCCACCTACCGCGAGATGCAGCTGTGCATGGAAATGATCGCCGACACCGGCCGGCTCGGCTCGCTCGACGTGGTGGAGATCAACCCGGCGCTGGACGTGCGCAACCGGACCGCCGAACTGGCGGTGGAGTTCGTGCGCAGCCTGTTCGGCGCCTCGACGCTGGTCCGCTGA
- a CDS encoding TerC family protein: MEFLSPAWFSALLAIILIDLVLAGDNAIVIALAARNLPEHLRKKAIVWGTVGAIAVRSVMTIGVVWLLKVPGLMLVGGLGLLWIAYKLIAPHEESDEHGGAVASTFWGAMKTIVIADALMGIDNVLGVAGAAHGSFDLVVIGLLVSIPIVVFGSTMVLKLVDRFPIIIQLGAAVLAFTAAKMIVGEQWLDGVFDPQTVQATASRWAVYVLAIVGVLGAGWLAARRQAQRTQAGQSKEEGAPAS, from the coding sequence ATGGAATTCCTTTCGCCGGCCTGGTTCTCCGCGCTGCTGGCCATCATCCTCATCGACCTCGTGCTGGCGGGCGACAACGCCATCGTCATCGCGCTGGCCGCGCGCAACCTGCCCGAGCACCTGCGCAAGAAGGCCATCGTCTGGGGCACCGTCGGTGCCATCGCCGTGCGTTCGGTGATGACCATCGGCGTGGTCTGGCTGCTCAAGGTTCCGGGGCTGATGCTGGTCGGCGGCCTGGGCCTGCTGTGGATCGCCTACAAGCTGATCGCCCCGCACGAGGAATCGGACGAACACGGCGGGGCGGTCGCCTCCACTTTCTGGGGCGCGATGAAGACCATCGTGATCGCCGACGCCCTGATGGGCATCGACAACGTGCTGGGCGTGGCCGGTGCCGCCCACGGCTCGTTCGACCTGGTGGTCATCGGCCTGCTGGTGAGCATCCCGATCGTGGTGTTCGGCAGCACCATGGTGCTCAAGCTGGTGGACCGCTTCCCCATCATCATCCAGCTCGGCGCGGCCGTGCTGGCCTTCACGGCGGCCAAGATGATCGTCGGCGAGCAGTGGCTGGACGGCGTGTTCGACCCCCAGACCGTGCAGGCCACGGCCTCGCGCTGGGCCGTCTACGTGCTGGCCATCGTCGGCGTGCTGGGCGCCGGCTGGCTGGCCGCCCGCCGCCAGGCGCAGCGCACCCAGGCCGGGCAATCGAAGGAAGAAGGCGCACCCGCCTCCTGA
- a CDS encoding SPFH domain-containing protein, with protein MNDRLESLWAALRAALSRVRWRRAGPAGEAAPAPFGAEATLGRFARLLPVLLVLAGAVAAGCWLAFHPPLQPVPRGEVGLRVNQFTGQVTQWRDGLVLVVPGLHRMRVVSLRDRTWRPDQLALASGPAPVQSVEGLSVGIDLTVRYAVDPAGVARLRELPTDLDAEIVEPAVQNVVYKVFARYTVREIFATQRAEIQAAIEAELGPRLAADAVLLRSVLVGKVDLPADYKRGMESLLAEELATQKMRYTLELKDKRVRETELEATADKVRREVRAEAAAREQVIAARAQEEAMRHVLPFKERQIEQRRLEAEAEKQARLKVAEGSAQARRIEAGGEADARRQLAEAEAFRLDRLGQASAEQMAREGTLLSRHPLLIQKTLADKLSDKVQVIIAPPGAAGGFIGANLLGGGSGAAPGLQQAAAREAQEGD; from the coding sequence ATGAACGACCGCCTCGAGTCCCTGTGGGCCGCCTTGCGTGCCGCACTCTCGCGCGTCCGGTGGCGCCGTGCCGGCCCCGCCGGCGAAGCCGCGCCTGCTCCCTTCGGCGCCGAGGCCACGCTGGGCCGCTTCGCCCGGCTGCTGCCGGTGCTGCTGGTGCTGGCCGGCGCGGTGGCCGCCGGCTGCTGGCTCGCCTTCCATCCGCCGCTGCAGCCGGTGCCGCGCGGCGAGGTCGGGCTGCGCGTCAACCAGTTCACCGGCCAGGTCACGCAGTGGCGCGACGGGCTGGTGCTGGTCGTGCCCGGCCTGCACCGGATGCGGGTGGTGTCGCTGCGCGACCGCACCTGGCGGCCGGACCAGCTGGCGCTGGCGTCGGGGCCGGCGCCGGTGCAGTCGGTCGAAGGCCTGTCGGTCGGCATCGACCTGACCGTGCGCTACGCGGTCGATCCGGCCGGCGTGGCGCGGCTGCGCGAGTTGCCGACCGACCTGGACGCGGAGATCGTCGAGCCGGCGGTGCAGAACGTGGTCTACAAGGTGTTCGCCCGCTACACGGTGCGCGAGATCTTCGCCACCCAGCGGGCCGAGATCCAGGCCGCGATCGAAGCGGAGCTGGGCCCGCGGCTGGCGGCCGATGCGGTGCTGCTGCGCAGCGTGCTGGTCGGCAAGGTCGACCTGCCGGCCGACTACAAGCGCGGCATGGAGTCGCTGCTGGCCGAGGAACTGGCCACGCAGAAGATGCGCTACACGCTGGAGCTGAAGGACAAGCGGGTCAGGGAGACCGAACTGGAGGCCACGGCCGACAAGGTCCGGCGCGAGGTGCGGGCCGAGGCGGCGGCGCGCGAGCAGGTGATTGCGGCGCGCGCGCAGGAGGAGGCCATGCGGCACGTGCTGCCGTTCAAGGAGCGCCAGATCGAGCAGCGCCGGCTGGAGGCCGAGGCCGAGAAGCAGGCCCGCCTCAAGGTGGCCGAGGGCAGTGCCCAGGCGCGCCGCATCGAGGCCGGCGGCGAGGCCGACGCGCGCCGGCAGTTGGCGGAAGCGGAGGCCTTCCGGCTCGACCGGCTGGGCCAGGCCAGCGCCGAGCAGATGGCGCGCGAAGGCACGCTGCTGTCGCGCCACCCCCTGCTGATCCAGAAGACGCTGGCCGACAAGCTGTCGGACAAGGTGCAGGTGATCATCGCCCCGCCTGGTGCCGCCGGCGGCTTCATCGGCGCCAACCTGCTGGGGGGCGGCTCCGGCGCGGCGCCCGGTCTGCAGCAGGCGGCCGCGCGCGAAGCGCAGGAGGGTGACTGA